A portion of the Mesobacillus boroniphilus genome contains these proteins:
- a CDS encoding PTS transporter subunit EIIC, whose protein sequence is MRNEERLAREILEQLGGADNIADVASCMTRLRVKPADYSKVDLAGIKKIDGVLGVVEAETLQIILGPGIVTKVANEVSEITGKTANLVDESDPDPLEGLAGRTKDELNKKNATPFKLFLRRIASIFIPLIPAIVASGLIAGITNVIIRSGADPESTLIQFLNLIGWGIFGYLGVFVGINTAREFGGSPALGGAAGILIINPGLANITLFGEALVPGRGGLIGVMLAAAFIALLEKRIRKFVPSSLDIIITPTLSLLITGIATLFVLQPVGGWISDLITKGLLGLLDVGGILAGLVLAGTFLPLVVTGLHQGLTPVHMELINTIGDDPLLPILAMGGAGQVGAAFAIYFKTKNERLKKVIKGGLPVGMLGIGEPLIFGVTLPLGRPFITACLGAAVGGAFQAFFKIATIAIGVSGIPLAFLVHTNQILIYLLGLLIAYVFGFIFTWTFGFKEEMAKGI, encoded by the coding sequence ATGCGTAATGAAGAACGCCTGGCAAGAGAGATACTTGAGCAGCTTGGCGGCGCGGACAATATTGCAGATGTTGCTTCGTGCATGACCCGCCTTCGCGTCAAGCCAGCAGACTACAGCAAAGTCGATCTTGCTGGCATCAAGAAAATTGATGGCGTGCTCGGTGTCGTAGAAGCAGAAACGTTACAGATTATTTTGGGACCTGGAATTGTCACTAAAGTGGCGAATGAAGTTTCAGAGATTACCGGCAAGACTGCCAATCTAGTAGACGAGTCCGATCCGGATCCTTTAGAGGGACTTGCCGGCCGTACTAAGGACGAACTTAACAAGAAAAATGCAACTCCGTTCAAGCTTTTCCTGCGAAGGATCGCCAGTATCTTCATTCCGCTGATTCCGGCTATTGTCGCATCTGGTTTGATTGCGGGAATTACGAATGTCATTATCCGTTCTGGTGCTGATCCTGAATCGACGCTTATTCAGTTTCTCAACCTGATCGGCTGGGGTATCTTCGGTTATCTTGGTGTATTTGTCGGGATTAATACGGCCCGTGAATTCGGCGGCTCACCTGCACTTGGCGGCGCTGCCGGCATCCTGATCATCAACCCTGGTCTTGCGAATATCACCTTGTTTGGTGAGGCGCTCGTACCTGGACGTGGCGGTTTGATTGGCGTCATGCTTGCTGCAGCTTTCATTGCATTGCTTGAAAAACGGATCCGTAAATTCGTTCCGTCTTCTTTGGATATCATCATTACTCCTACTCTATCATTATTGATTACTGGTATCGCTACACTATTCGTGCTTCAGCCTGTTGGCGGATGGATTTCCGATTTGATCACAAAGGGCTTGCTCGGCCTTCTTGATGTCGGCGGAATCCTGGCAGGACTGGTTCTTGCCGGGACATTCCTTCCTCTTGTTGTTACAGGTTTGCACCAAGGCTTGACTCCTGTGCATATGGAATTGATCAACACTATTGGTGATGACCCGCTGCTGCCAATCCTCGCAATGGGTGGTGCAGGACAGGTAGGCGCAGCATTCGCGATTTATTTTAAAACAAAGAATGAGAGACTTAAAAAGGTCATCAAGGGCGGACTGCCAGTAGGTATGCTTGGCATCGGCGAACCGCTTATTTTCGGTGTTACCCTGCCGCTTGGCCGTCCCTTCATCACGGCATGCCTTGGGGCAGCAGTCGGCGGAGCATTCCAGGCATTCTTTAAAATCGCAACGATTGCCATCGGGGTTTCTGGTATCCCGCTTGCATTCCTTGTCCATACAAATCAAATACTGATCTACTTGCTTGGACTTCTGATTGCCTACGTATTCGGGTTCATCTTCACCTGGACGTTTGGCTTCAAGGAAGAAATGGCTAAAGGTATCTAA
- the hprK gene encoding HPr(Ser) kinase/phosphatase: MPKVRTKDLIKKFDMELVSGEEGVNRPITTTDISRPGLEIAGYFEYYPAERLQLLGKTELTFFEKLAPRDRAERMQKLCTDITPGIIVTRDMEVPAELVEAAEKESVPLLRSKQKTTRLSSHLTNYLESKLAPTTAVHGVLVDLYGIGVLITGKSGVGKSETALELVKRGHRLVADDCVEIRQEDIGTLVGNSPDLIEHLLEIRGVGIINVMTLFGAGAVRSHKRISLIIDLEIWDQKKSYDRLGLDEEKMKILDTDITKLTIPVRPGRNLAVIIEVAAMNFRLKRMGVNAAEQFTNRLSDVIEDGDHEEH, from the coding sequence TTGCCAAAAGTCCGTACTAAAGACCTCATCAAGAAATTCGACATGGAATTGGTAAGTGGAGAGGAAGGGGTCAATCGTCCGATTACGACGACTGACATCTCTAGACCAGGACTAGAAATTGCTGGTTATTTTGAATATTATCCTGCGGAGCGCCTGCAGCTTCTCGGAAAAACTGAACTGACCTTCTTTGAGAAATTGGCTCCTCGCGACAGGGCTGAGCGGATGCAAAAGCTGTGTACTGATATAACCCCTGGAATCATTGTCACAAGAGACATGGAGGTTCCTGCTGAGCTGGTCGAAGCAGCTGAAAAGGAATCAGTACCTCTCTTGCGTTCGAAGCAAAAAACAACAAGGCTCTCGAGTCATTTGACCAACTATCTCGAAAGCAAGCTGGCCCCGACTACTGCAGTCCACGGGGTACTGGTTGATTTGTATGGAATCGGCGTCTTGATTACGGGCAAAAGCGGTGTCGGTAAAAGTGAAACCGCGCTTGAATTGGTAAAGCGCGGCCACCGTCTCGTTGCGGATGATTGTGTTGAAATCCGCCAGGAGGATATCGGCACCTTAGTCGGGAACTCACCGGATTTAATTGAACACCTTCTGGAAATCCGCGGTGTAGGAATCATCAATGTGATGACGCTGTTCGGTGCTGGTGCTGTACGTTCACATAAACGGATTTCCCTGATCATAGACCTTGAGATTTGGGACCAGAAAAAATCATATGACAGACTGGGCCTTGATGAAGAGAAAATGAAAATTCTCGACACCGATATCACCAAGCTGACGATTCCCGTCCGCCCAGGCCGAAATCTCGCTGTCATCATCGAGGTAGCGGCGATGAACTTCAGGCTGAAGCGCATGGGTGTCAATGCAGCAGAACAATTCACCAACAGACTGTCTGACGTCATCGAAGACGGCGACCATGAAGAACATTAA
- the lgt gene encoding prolipoprotein diacylglyceryl transferase, which yields MEKNIQPIDPIAFSLGPIQVHWYGVIIGLGIALALWIAMREGERRGLPKDIFADLMLWAIPIAILSARLYYVIFQWDYYSQYPGEIFKVWNGGIAIHGALIGSVATAYFFTKSRNVSFWKLADIAAPSIILGQAIGRWGNFMNQEAHGGEVTRAFLENLYLPEFIINQMYINGTYYHPTFLYESIWNLLGFILLMSLRRVNLGRGEIFLSYVIWYSIGRFFVEGMRTDSLMLTESLRIAQTISIALIAVAIGLWIFRRVKGYSKVRYLEN from the coding sequence ATGGAAAAAAATATTCAGCCAATCGACCCGATTGCTTTTTCACTTGGGCCTATCCAGGTGCACTGGTATGGCGTCATCATCGGCCTTGGAATCGCGCTCGCATTATGGATTGCCATGCGTGAAGGTGAACGCCGCGGTCTGCCAAAAGATATTTTTGCGGATCTGATGCTCTGGGCAATACCAATCGCGATCCTATCTGCAAGACTATACTATGTAATCTTCCAGTGGGATTACTACAGCCAGTATCCTGGCGAGATTTTCAAGGTCTGGAATGGCGGCATCGCTATTCACGGTGCATTGATTGGATCTGTTGCAACCGCTTATTTCTTTACGAAGTCCAGGAATGTTTCTTTCTGGAAGCTGGCCGATATCGCGGCTCCCAGCATCATCCTTGGCCAGGCAATCGGACGCTGGGGAAACTTCATGAACCAGGAAGCGCATGGCGGGGAAGTAACAAGGGCGTTTTTGGAAAACCTGTACCTGCCAGAGTTCATCATCAATCAGATGTATATTAATGGAACATACTATCATCCAACCTTTTTGTATGAGTCCATCTGGAATTTACTTGGCTTCATCCTGCTCATGTCATTGCGCAGAGTCAACCTTGGCCGCGGGGAGATTTTCCTCAGCTATGTCATCTGGTACTCAATCGGCCGCTTCTTTGTGGAAGGAATGCGTACCGACAGCTTGATGCTGACGGAATCATTGCGGATTGCCCAGACCATCTCGATTGCATTGATTGCTGTTGCAATCGGCTTGTGGATTTTCAGAAGAGTCAAGGGCTATTCAAAGGTGCGTTATTTGGAAAACTAA
- a CDS encoding nucleoside recognition domain-containing protein, protein MGSTLKRGLFVGLNTTWALGKVIFPVTLIVSILQYTPVLPWVIELITPLMSVLGLSGDAAIPLVIGNFLNLYAAIGAILTLDLTVKEVFIIAVMLSFSHNMLVESSVALKVGVKLWIIVLVRLGLAFISAVVINLVWHGGSEIAKYGMVPPKSEEVSGWGAILLEGITKAGIGIFQLAIIVIPLMVVVQIMKDKQWLAVFSRWMAPATRALGMKENTSTTMAAGLLIGLAYGAGVMIQAVQEDGVSKKDVTLAFIFLVACHAVVEDTLIFVPLGIPVLPLLLIRLGVAILLTITVAIIWNRADIAKRKEAVYEQ, encoded by the coding sequence ATGGGTTCTACATTGAAAAGAGGGTTGTTTGTTGGCTTGAATACGACTTGGGCGCTCGGGAAAGTCATTTTCCCTGTCACCCTGATTGTTTCGATCCTTCAATATACACCTGTCCTGCCGTGGGTAATAGAATTGATCACGCCGTTGATGTCAGTGCTCGGTTTGTCAGGTGATGCGGCGATTCCTCTTGTCATCGGGAATTTCCTCAATCTTTACGCGGCCATCGGAGCGATCCTGACGCTTGATCTGACGGTAAAAGAAGTTTTCATAATTGCGGTGATGCTGAGCTTTTCGCATAATATGCTTGTTGAATCGAGTGTAGCTCTCAAGGTCGGAGTCAAGCTGTGGATCATCGTCCTCGTCCGCCTCGGGCTTGCGTTCATATCTGCAGTGGTCATCAATCTTGTTTGGCACGGCGGTTCTGAAATCGCAAAATACGGCATGGTCCCTCCTAAAAGTGAAGAAGTTTCTGGATGGGGAGCGATTCTGCTTGAAGGCATCACGAAGGCAGGAATCGGCATATTTCAGCTGGCCATCATCGTCATCCCGCTGATGGTCGTCGTGCAAATCATGAAGGATAAGCAATGGCTTGCTGTTTTTTCAAGATGGATGGCACCGGCAACAAGAGCGCTTGGCATGAAAGAAAACACTTCGACGACGATGGCAGCCGGCCTGCTGATCGGGCTTGCGTACGGCGCAGGTGTGATGATCCAGGCAGTCCAGGAGGATGGAGTCAGCAAAAAGGATGTCACGCTTGCGTTCATTTTCCTTGTTGCCTGCCACGCAGTCGTTGAAGATACTTTGATTTTTGTTCCGCTTGGAATTCCAGTCTTGCCGCTGTTATTGATCCGCCTAGGTGTGGCGATATTATTGACAATAACAGTCGCGATTATCTGGAACCGCGCGGACATCGCAAAAAGAAAGGAAGCAGTGTATGAGCAATAA
- the ppaX gene encoding pyrophosphatase PpaX codes for MSNKIDTVLFDLDGTLIDTNELIISSFLHTMETYYPGQYKREDVLPFLGPSLQETFQPMDPEGYEEMITTYRTYNLANHDLLVKGFEGVYETVRTLKESGFHLGIVTTKRSDVVQMGLKLTGLDEFFEVVVALDHVEKAKPDPEPLLKALDQLGSSPDRAIMVGDNHHDILGGKNAGTKTVGVAWSIKGREHLEQYNPDYMLENMADILPILGV; via the coding sequence ATGAGCAATAAAATAGATACGGTCCTGTTCGATCTTGACGGGACTTTAATTGATACAAACGAACTAATTATTTCATCCTTTCTCCACACGATGGAGACCTATTATCCCGGCCAATATAAACGGGAGGATGTCCTTCCGTTTTTGGGGCCGTCTCTTCAGGAAACTTTCCAGCCAATGGATCCCGAAGGCTACGAAGAAATGATCACCACTTACCGAACTTACAACCTGGCTAATCACGACCTCTTGGTAAAAGGTTTCGAGGGAGTGTATGAAACGGTCCGAACTTTGAAGGAGAGCGGCTTCCATTTAGGGATCGTTACCACGAAGCGTTCGGATGTAGTCCAGATGGGCTTGAAGCTGACAGGATTGGACGAGTTTTTCGAGGTTGTCGTCGCGCTCGACCATGTTGAAAAAGCGAAACCTGATCCCGAGCCGCTTTTAAAAGCGCTTGACCAGCTTGGTTCCTCGCCGGACCGTGCGATCATGGTCGGAGATAACCACCACGATATCCTCGGCGGTAAAAACGCCGGCACAAAAACTGTCGGAGTAGCCTGGTCCATCAAGGGAAGAGAGCATCTTGAGCAGTACAACCCGGATTACATGTTAGAGAACATGGCTGACATCCTGCCAATCTTGGGAGTATAA
- a CDS encoding acyltransferase has product MRRTTRYRVEGANSLWHVYKTVPFWKVVKNFVVIQVARYTPFLGMKNWLYRNFLRMKVGDQTSFALMVMLDVMFPEKISVGRNTVIGYNTTILAHEYLIKEYRLGDVEIGSEVMIGANSTIMPGIRIGDGAIVSAGTLVHKDVPAGAFVGGNPMRVIYTKEELAERWADDEIYGQAPTK; this is encoded by the coding sequence ATGAGAAGGACGACTCGTTACCGAGTAGAAGGCGCAAACTCACTCTGGCATGTTTATAAAACCGTCCCATTCTGGAAGGTCGTCAAAAATTTCGTCGTCATCCAGGTGGCTCGATACACGCCATTTCTCGGCATGAAAAACTGGCTGTATCGCAATTTTTTGCGTATGAAGGTCGGCGACCAGACATCCTTCGCGCTGATGGTCATGCTCGACGTTATGTTCCCGGAAAAAATCTCTGTTGGCCGCAATACGGTCATTGGCTACAACACGACCATCCTGGCACATGAATATTTGATCAAGGAATACCGCCTCGGCGACGTCGAGATTGGCAGCGAAGTCATGATCGGCGCAAACTCCACGATCATGCCCGGCATCAGGATTGGTGACGGCGCCATCGTCTCCGCCGGAACACTCGTCCACAAAGACGTCCCAGCCGGAGCCTTTGTCGGCGGCAATCCGATGCGCGTAATCTACACAAAGGAAGAACTCGCTGAACGCTGGGCTGATGACGAGATTTATGGACAAGCACCAACAAAATAG
- a CDS encoding HAD family hydrolase produces the protein MKILWDLDGTILDTWPTLVEAFTVVAKKDLPYEEVLPHLKYGTAYKFYGVDKNKVKEFREIERTLPNDRKPLFPYVKEVLSASDANVLVTHRNRRSTEELLEHWDLGRYFEEVICPADDGYSLKPDIQAYKYLHDRYGLDMAIGDQSTDLIPARKIGLKTCSFREANEYADKKIYCYSEFSYQ, from the coding sequence GTGAAGATCTTGTGGGATTTGGATGGGACAATCCTTGATACATGGCCTACACTGGTCGAGGCGTTCACGGTCGTTGCGAAAAAAGACCTGCCGTATGAAGAAGTCCTTCCTCATCTGAAATATGGTACAGCATATAAATTTTACGGTGTCGATAAAAATAAGGTGAAAGAATTCCGAGAGATTGAACGCACCTTGCCGAATGATCGGAAACCACTTTTCCCGTATGTCAAAGAGGTATTATCTGCCTCGGACGCAAATGTACTCGTGACCCATCGCAATCGGCGCTCAACAGAAGAACTGCTTGAACACTGGGATCTCGGCCGTTATTTTGAGGAGGTCATTTGCCCTGCCGATGATGGCTATTCATTAAAGCCGGATATCCAGGCCTATAAATACCTGCATGATAGATATGGATTGGACATGGCTATAGGCGACCAAAGCACTGACCTGATTCCCGCCAGGAAGATTGGCCTTAAGACATGCTCGTTCCGTGAAGCAAACGAGTATGCCGACAAAAAGATCTATTGTTATTCAGAATTTTCTTATCAGTAG
- a CDS encoding ATP phosphoribosyltransferase regulatory subunit: MSRLFMFEKPLGMRDTLPELHEAKAKVRGSIEKEMKQWGFQFIETPALEYYETVGTASAILDQQLFKLLDQQGHTLVLRPDMTAPIARVAASKLFKDQVPLRLAYSANVYRAQQREGGRPAEFEQIGVECIGDESVSADGEMISLAISSLKKAGLEQFQLSVGHVGFVNELFVQILGTEERARELTKFLYEKNYVGYREHVKALPLSSIDSQRLLAFLELRGGPEVINKASELIENGKGRAALDELKLLWDIIEDFGESSRIKFDLTIVSHMSYYTGILFEVYAGMVGFPIGNGGRYDKLLEKFGKTTGATGFAIRLDRLLESLGNLGEPEPVTCILFSPERRKEAYQLSAQRREDGERVILQDISAVRNLDACSNAFANVVYLVGKEGVQ, encoded by the coding sequence ATGAGCAGATTATTCATGTTTGAAAAGCCGCTTGGCATGCGGGATACACTCCCGGAATTGCATGAAGCGAAGGCAAAGGTCCGAGGCTCAATTGAAAAAGAAATGAAGCAATGGGGTTTCCAATTTATCGAAACACCAGCGCTCGAATATTATGAAACAGTAGGCACGGCATCAGCGATTCTTGATCAGCAGCTGTTCAAGCTGTTGGACCAGCAGGGGCATACGCTTGTACTGCGTCCGGATATGACCGCGCCGATTGCCAGGGTTGCGGCGTCAAAATTATTCAAAGACCAGGTTCCATTAAGATTGGCCTATTCAGCAAATGTCTACCGTGCCCAGCAGCGCGAAGGCGGCAGGCCGGCAGAATTTGAGCAGATTGGTGTCGAGTGTATTGGCGACGAGTCCGTCAGCGCTGATGGCGAGATGATCTCACTTGCGATTTCTTCGCTGAAAAAAGCTGGCTTGGAACAGTTTCAGCTTTCTGTAGGGCATGTTGGCTTCGTCAACGAATTGTTCGTACAGATTCTTGGTACAGAGGAACGGGCCAGGGAACTGACGAAATTTTTATATGAGAAAAATTATGTCGGGTATCGTGAGCATGTCAAAGCACTTCCGCTGTCATCAATCGATTCACAAAGGCTTCTTGCTTTCCTTGAACTGCGCGGAGGTCCGGAAGTGATTAACAAGGCATCCGAGTTGATAGAGAACGGAAAAGGCAGAGCGGCGCTCGATGAGTTGAAGCTGCTCTGGGATATCATTGAAGACTTCGGTGAAAGCAGCCGAATCAAATTTGACTTAACCATTGTCAGCCACATGAGCTATTATACTGGCATTTTATTTGAGGTTTACGCAGGAATGGTGGGCTTCCCAATCGGCAACGGAGGCCGCTATGACAAATTGCTCGAGAAGTTCGGAAAAACGACAGGGGCAACAGGATTTGCGATCAGGCTTGACCGCCTGCTTGAAAGTCTTGGCAACCTGGGTGAACCCGAGCCGGTCACTTGCATTCTTTTCAGCCCTGAACGGAGAAAGGAAGCTTACCAGCTTTCGGCACAGCGCAGGGAAGACGGGGAACGGGTTATCCTCCAGGACATCAGCGCCGTGCGAAATCTTGATGCTTGCTCCAATGCTTTTGCTAACGTCGTTTACCTAGTTGGGAAGGAGGGAGTGCAATGA
- the hisG gene encoding ATP phosphoribosyltransferase translates to MNKQLTIAMPKGRIFTEAVELLRNAGFDLPPEFDDSRKLIIDVEEENFRFILAKPMDVATYVEHGVADLGIAGKDVLLEEERDVYELLDLKISGCYLAVAGLPDTKMNDVAPKIATKYPNIAAAYFREQGEQVEIIKLNGSIELAPLIGLSDRIVDIVSTGRTLKENGLVEYETITNVTSRLIVNPVSYRIKDERISELVKRLNEVI, encoded by the coding sequence ATGAATAAACAACTGACGATCGCGATGCCAAAGGGCAGGATATTTACCGAGGCAGTTGAGCTGCTGCGGAACGCTGGCTTTGATTTGCCTCCTGAATTTGATGATTCCCGCAAATTGATTATCGATGTGGAAGAAGAAAATTTCCGATTCATCTTAGCGAAGCCGATGGATGTGGCAACATACGTTGAACATGGTGTCGCGGATCTCGGGATTGCCGGCAAAGATGTCCTGCTTGAGGAAGAACGCGATGTGTATGAGCTGCTTGATTTAAAAATCAGCGGCTGTTATCTTGCTGTTGCAGGACTTCCGGATACAAAAATGAATGATGTCGCTCCTAAAATCGCGACGAAGTACCCGAATATCGCTGCAGCGTATTTCCGTGAACAGGGCGAGCAAGTTGAAATCATCAAACTGAACGGATCAATTGAGCTTGCACCCTTAATCGGGCTATCAGACAGGATTGTCGACATCGTTTCAACCGGAAGAACCTTGAAGGAAAATGGTCTGGTGGAGTACGAAACGATTACAAACGTGACATCAAGGCTGATTGTCAATCCAGTCAGCTATCGGATCAAGGATGAACGGATCAGCGAACTGGTTAAAAGGCTGAACGAAGTGATATAG
- the hisD gene encoding histidinol dehydrogenase encodes MEILQIDGSLSLKRTVDGGTEEQRKAVQAIIAEVRAYGDQALRTFTEKFDSVALDEFLVTEDEISEAYKTVSSQLVDIITEAAANIRRYHEKQLRPSWMTTEENGTMLGQKVTPLDSVGVYVPGGTAAYPSSVLMNVIPAKTAGVERIVMVSPPGRDGKLPAGVLVTADIAGVKEIYKIGGAQAIAALAYGTETIKPIDKITGPGNIYVALAKREVFGDVAIDMIAGPSEIGILADETARANEIAADLLSQAEHDTRACAVFVTTSRALAEDVQNEVYKQLSQLPRKEIATQAIENFGAIYVAADMDEAVSAINQLAPEHLEIVTENPMELLGKIKHAGAIFLGRYSSEPVGDYFAGPNHVLPTNGTARFSSPLSVEDFQKKSSIILYSEKAMNDNGAKIAEFARLEGLEAHARAVEARLK; translated from the coding sequence TTGGAAATTTTACAGATAGATGGAAGTTTGTCACTCAAACGGACGGTTGATGGCGGAACGGAAGAGCAGCGCAAAGCCGTACAGGCCATTATCGCGGAAGTCCGTGCTTACGGCGACCAGGCACTAAGGACTTTTACCGAAAAATTTGATTCTGTTGCGCTCGATGAATTTCTTGTCACAGAAGATGAAATTTCAGAAGCTTATAAAACTGTTAGCAGTCAGCTCGTGGACATCATTACTGAGGCAGCTGCCAATATACGCAGATATCATGAAAAACAGCTGCGCCCTTCCTGGATGACGACGGAGGAAAACGGCACAATGCTTGGCCAGAAGGTTACACCGCTCGATTCTGTCGGAGTATATGTGCCTGGTGGAACGGCTGCTTATCCATCGTCGGTATTAATGAATGTCATTCCGGCAAAAACGGCGGGTGTCGAGCGGATCGTCATGGTATCGCCGCCAGGCCGGGACGGGAAGCTTCCGGCAGGCGTGCTCGTTACTGCAGATATAGCCGGGGTAAAAGAAATCTATAAAATCGGCGGAGCCCAGGCGATTGCCGCTCTGGCTTACGGAACGGAAACAATAAAACCTATCGATAAAATCACTGGTCCGGGAAACATCTATGTTGCCCTCGCCAAGCGCGAAGTTTTCGGCGACGTCGCGATTGATATGATTGCCGGTCCGAGTGAAATCGGAATTTTGGCGGATGAAACGGCACGTGCCAATGAAATCGCGGCCGACCTGCTTTCCCAGGCAGAGCATGATACTCGGGCATGTGCGGTTTTCGTGACAACATCCCGTGCTCTTGCTGAAGATGTTCAAAATGAAGTCTATAAGCAGCTTTCTCAATTACCGAGAAAAGAAATCGCCACTCAGGCAATCGAAAACTTCGGGGCGATTTATGTGGCAGCTGATATGGATGAGGCGGTAAGTGCAATCAACCAGCTCGCACCAGAGCATCTTGAAATCGTCACGGAGAATCCTATGGAATTGCTCGGTAAAATAAAGCATGCCGGCGCCATTTTCCTTGGGAGGTATAGCTCAGAGCCTGTAGGAGATTATTTTGCTGGACCGAACCATGTCCTGCCAACGAACGGGACAGCGCGCTTTTCAAGCCCGTTGAGTGTCGAGGATTTCCAGAAGAAATCCAGCATCATCCTCTACAGCGAGAAAGCGATGAACGACAACGGTGCAAAGATCGCCGAGTTCGCAAGGCTTGAAGGGTTGGAAGCCCACGCTCGGGCTGTGGAAGCAAGACTTAAATAG
- the hisB gene encoding imidazoleglycerol-phosphate dehydratase HisB, with the protein MERTATVNRYTNETKIDLDFSIDGEGKTELETGVPFLSHMLDLFAKHGQFDLKVDAKGDVEVDGHHTTEDIGICIGQALREALGDKKGIKRYGNAFVPMDEALAQVVIDLSNRPHLEMRAEFPAQQVGTFDVELVHEFLWKLALEARMNLHVIVHYGKNTHHMIEAVFKALGRALDEATTVDPRVKGVPSTKGML; encoded by the coding sequence ATGGAACGCACGGCAACGGTGAATCGATATACAAATGAAACAAAAATAGATCTGGATTTTAGCATAGATGGCGAGGGGAAAACGGAACTTGAAACTGGTGTACCTTTTCTTTCTCATATGCTCGATTTATTCGCAAAGCATGGCCAGTTCGATTTGAAAGTTGATGCAAAGGGAGATGTTGAGGTGGATGGCCACCATACAACCGAAGATATCGGTATTTGTATCGGACAGGCGCTTCGCGAAGCACTTGGCGACAAAAAAGGAATCAAACGTTATGGGAACGCCTTTGTCCCAATGGATGAGGCGCTTGCACAGGTTGTCATCGACCTCAGCAACCGCCCGCACCTCGAAATGCGCGCAGAATTCCCTGCCCAGCAGGTTGGTACTTTTGACGTCGAGTTAGTACATGAATTCCTGTGGAAGCTTGCGCTTGAAGCAAGAATGAACCTGCATGTCATAGTCCATTACGGAAAAAACACTCACCACATGATTGAAGCGGTATTTAAAGCACTTGGCCGGGCGCTTGATGAAGCGACGACCGTCGATCCCCGTGTAAAAGGCGTTCCTTCTACGAAAGGGATGTTATAA
- the hisH gene encoding imidazole glycerol phosphate synthase subunit HisH encodes MIGIVDYGMGNLFSVSKALERLNAPYFISQYKGNLMEADALLVPGVGSFRDAMKVLDRTGLTEMIQAFATTGKPVLGICLGMQLLFEESTENGLTKGLNLLPGKVERFTGQTAEGEAYKVPHMGWNKLRFTGDSPLLASLDEDYVYFVHSYYVKTNDPGVLVAVGDYYDVEVPAIVGRNNIFGMQFHPEKSSDMGMTLLRNFANLATERKTDQ; translated from the coding sequence ATGATAGGCATCGTCGATTACGGCATGGGCAATCTGTTCAGCGTCAGCAAAGCGCTCGAACGGCTGAATGCACCATACTTTATCTCACAATATAAGGGCAATTTGATGGAAGCAGATGCATTGCTCGTTCCTGGTGTCGGTTCTTTCCGTGATGCGATGAAAGTATTGGACCGCACAGGTTTGACTGAAATGATCCAGGCTTTCGCCACTACCGGCAAGCCTGTGCTCGGAATCTGCCTCGGCATGCAGCTGTTGTTCGAAGAAAGCACGGAAAATGGACTGACGAAGGGTTTGAACCTGCTGCCTGGGAAAGTGGAACGTTTTACCGGCCAGACGGCAGAAGGGGAAGCTTATAAAGTTCCGCATATGGGCTGGAACAAGCTCCGTTTTACGGGTGATTCGCCATTGTTGGCATCCCTTGATGAAGATTATGTTTACTTTGTCCATTCCTATTATGTAAAAACGAATGATCCGGGCGTCCTAGTGGCAGTCGGCGATTATTATGATGTTGAAGTGCCGGCTATCGTTGGCAGGAACAATATCTTTGGGATGCAATTCCATCCGGAAAAAAGCAGTGATATGGGAATGACACTGCTCCGCAATTTTGCGAACCTTGCAACAGAAAGGAAGACAGACCAATGA